CAGCTCCAACTGTAAAATTactagcatcacacatcatcttGAAGGGCCCATCCCAATCAGGTGCAGTAATAACATGTGCTGTAGTCAAACTCTTTTTCAAGCTCTCAAAAATAGCTAGATATTCTTCATCGAatttgaaagggacatctttttctaacagattgcacaagggtttagagatttttgagaagtctttgatgaatcgccgataaaaacccgcatgaccaagaaaactgcggattcctttaactgaaattggtggaggaagattttcaatgacccccaccttgacCTTATCCACTACAAGACCTTTTCTAgataccttgtgcccaagaatgataccctgttacaccataaagtgatatttttcccaattgagcaccagattggtctgAACACATCTTTTCAGCACCAAACCAAGATTATGCAATCACTAATCATAAGAAGTGAAGTCCCGAACATAtaaaagtcatccatgaacacctccacattagtACCAATTATCtgagaatatggccatcatgcatctctgaaaagtagcaGGTGCACCACAAAGTCCGAAAGAAACTCGACGAAAAGCGAAAGTGCCAAAAGGACAAGTAAAAgtggtcttctcttgatcttccgGGATAATGCAAATTTGATTATAGCCTGAATACCCATCCataagacaataatactcatgaccacCCAActtgtcaagcatttgatcaatgaatggaagcgggaagtgatccttccgggtggctttattcagcttccGATAATCCGTGCATACTTTACATCCTGTGACTATCTGAGTAGGAATGAGCTtattcttttcattagcaacaactATAATGCCTtctttcttaggcacacactgcATCGGGCTCACCCACGAACTATCAGAATTAGGATAGATGATCCATGCATccagccatttaagaatttctttcttcactacctccttcatgataggattgagCCTTCTTTGTTGTTCAACGGTTGGTTTACTTCCCTTCTCAAGCAGAAtattatgcatgcaataagaagggctgattcccttgatatctgctatagtccatccaattgttgatttaaactctctcagaatttgCAAGAGCTTGTCTTtgtcactacctgaaaggtcagatgcaataataacaggtaaagtagatgcatcgtctaaaaaagcatacctcaactGATCAGGCAATGGTTTGAACTCAAGTGttggagcttcctcaatagatggtttgagacGCTTCTGAGAATTTTTAAGCTCTGataatccaagagattcaaatggcaaATCCAATCTCCTTTTCCacggagaagcattcaaatactgcagcTGCTCTACCCCctcttcatcttcattatcagaTTCCCCTGTTAAGGCTCTCTCTAAGACGTCAttccttagcatttgatcaagctTCGAAGTCACTACAGAGTCGACcaactctactttaaagcactcatATTCATCattagggaatttcatggcattgaagaCATTAAAGGTAACGTCCTGATCATGAACTCTCATGGTAAGCTCGCCCTTTTGCACATCGATTAAAGTTCAgccagtagctaagaatggtctctCCAAGATAATGGAAATCTCTTTATCTTCCTCGAagtccagaatgacaaaatcggcatagaagatgagtttatccaccttaaccaagacatcctccattaATCCTCGCGGATAAGTGATGAAACGGTCAGCCAGTTGCAAGGACATGTTTACcagttttggatcaggcagaccaagttTCTTGATAAcggacaagggcatcagattgatgctagctcccaagtcacacaaaaACTTGTCGGAAGATAGATTGCCAATGGTACACGATATCGTGAAGCTTCATGGATCTTTAAGCTTGGGAGGAAGTTTTTGTTGCAACACAACACTCCACTCTTCCATTAGAGCAAcagtttccaactcctcaagttttagcttccgagataaaatacccttcatgaacttagcatagctcagcatttgttctagagcttccgcaaaaggtatgttaatgtggaacttcttgaaaacctccaaaaacttgGCAAACTACTTGTCAAACTTCTACTTCTGAAGCCTTTTGGGATATGGAAGAGGGGGATAAActtgtttatcccctgtattatCCTTAGGAGTAGTGTTTTCAACAATATTCTTCTTCGTTCCCGCTTCGAACCCCTTCTGTACAACTGAATCAGCAAAAATTTCATTTTCTAGACATTGAGAGGGCGCAGGCACGCTCCATATGGGCACGGGGGCGCTGCCCTTCTGGAGAAAAAATTCAGAATCTTCGTTTTGATGATTTTGGGGGctcgcaacctttccagacctcaggGTTATTGCCTTAAGCTATTCCTTGACTTTCCTCTTTCCTGGATTAGTTTTCGTATCACTTGGAAGAGTTCCTTGTGGTAGGTTCAATAcggcattagcaatttgccctatttgattctccagagtcttgatcgAAATCGCTTGGctttttgcacataagccttaactcctccaatttagatttttcattcGAGGATGGACCGGCACCTCGGTGAGATTGTTGTTGCATCCCCTGTGGCTGAAATTGCTACCTTGGTGCAAACTGTtattgaaaaccaggaggattgaattgcttATTTCAAAACTGCTGGTATGGTTATTGTGGCTGTTGCATACCAccctgattattgctccagctgaagttaggatggtTGCGGTTGTTATGATGATAAGTAGTAGGATCAGGTTGTTGCGACCtctaaaagttgctcacaaactgagatgattcactagatatagcacattgctccGTCACATGCGAACCTgtacaaagctcacaaacactagttaTCTGATGAACACCATAGTTGGtcagagaatcgaccttcatagtcaACGCCTTTAGCTGCGCAATGATAGCCGTAGttgtatccacttccagaattcctgctaccttgccttgtggtagcctctgagttggattctgatATTCATTCGCAGCCATCATctcaattagctcataagcttcctcatagttcgtagcccataaggctccacctgatgctgcatcgagcattaGTCTTGACTGTTCTCCCAAACCATTATCAAAGCAATcgatcaccatccagtcaggcattccATAATGAgaacacttcctaagcatctcaTTATAGCGActccaagcttcacataaagattcaCCCGATTGATGCGTGAATTGAGTAACTTttccatagggaagaatttagtaaggaaTTTATGAGCAAGATCTTTCCATGTCGTAATAGAACCTGGTGGTAGAGAGTGCAACCAGCTTTTAGCTTTATCCCTcggagagaatgggaaaagtctcaatttcacagcatcttcagaaatattattgaacttgaaggtgtcgcagatctcgatgaaatccctaatgtgcatattgggatcttccgttggagcacCCCCAAACTGTACTGAATTTTATACCATCTGAATTGTGACAGGCTTCATCTCAAAGGTATTGGCTGTGATAgatggcctgacaatgctagattgaatgtcattaatttttggttgagaataatccatcaacaCTTTCGTTGCTGctactggttctcccattgcaataattacttcttcttcaactttttcaacttcttcaaaaacttctttTTCCTCTTCTTCAACTTCGTCTAGTATTTCCTTATGAGATTGAGAATATTttcgcatacacgctctctagagtacctgaaacacatgAACAAATATACCTTGTAAGAGAgagaatccgagtcagtgaactttaacgaccattgatgacaagcacataaactaaatttaacaccgATCCCCGGCAGTGGCGCCTAAAAATTGTTCGCAATAAAATACACGCAAAAATACGCGCAAGCGTAcacgatcacaagtagtataagatttaagtcaatttcgttcccacaaagactggtttaggttaagtttatattatgcacttatgcaacaatgtatgattatccttcacagctaagacaagtaacaaatttgagttgattaactacttaagagattatactagcatgcattaactaagagattaaaagtgaattacttatatgagaataaaacatgggattctaacttcattaaatacttcattcaaagtttatgtctttatcaatagaatacgatggtgatgataactaatcataCAACAGgaaattagtatacgctatcttttgatatacgtataccctactactgaggatccacaatcaagataatccaaatagacaccaattatgcttagaccctatatgtctatagaatttaaaatgttagatatatttgataatgtcatggctaatatgttttatgtttagatttcagatcttatttgaacaggacaaatcagtacttaactgatcagtacttatactggacgtcaggacttaagggatatcagtacttatgttatcaggagataaacatcaggagatagatatcagaacttaagtgctgaaggacgatcagataaggacagcagctgattaaagttaagaagatcaagataaacataagaagagatatgcatgaagaaggaattctataaagaatggaatacttggaagaaaagatatctgattgatatatattaggaagcagaattatattccatatcaattagcgattatcttgtaactgtgtaatatataaacacagacatagggtttacactaaaagtgttattattatcgagaatattatttacttaaccctagcagctctcgtgatattttgttcatcactgagagataacagttccagattgtaacagagtttattgtttcaataaaatttgttttctgttacttaagtttttgaagttcgatttgattgtaataaacactgtattcaccccctctacatagatagtgtgacctaacaagtggtatcagagccttctataaacacacatacagttaaagatccaaacacaatcatgtctgacacagaaactccaactaagcctaccaaaactgaggaatcatcaaagacatcaattcagagtcgatatgagactatcagagttcccatattgagaccatctgaatatcccatatggaaggtaaggatgaccatgtttctggaagcaacagatccagaatatcttgatagaatcaaggaagggcctcacaaacctaccaagctcgctgttgtagttgcaggtgaagcagcaatgactgtaccaaaggaaaaaagtgattacactgctgaagatatagcatctattgctaaggatgccaaggtacgacacttactgcatagtgccattgataatgtaatgtcaaacagggtaatcaactgcaagactgccaaggagatatgggatgcactggagacaaggtgtcaaggaactgaaacagttaagaagaacaggaagacaatactcactcaagagtatgaacattttgactcaaaatctaatgagtcattgaatgatttatataatagatttgtcaaacttttgaatgatttgtcattggttgataaagagtatgatcttgaagataccaacctaaaattcctgttagctcttcctgaatgctgggatttgaaggcaacaacaataagagacaactacaatcttgatgaaacaactcttgatgaaatctatggaatgctcaagactcatgaacttgagatggaacaaagaagcaagaggaaaggaggaaagtcaaggacagttgctctcaaggctgaagaggaatcccccaaagcaccttcctcaaagaaagacaagggtaaagctcttttcataaagtctgatactgagtcatcaagttctgagaatGATGAtaactcagattctgaaagcttgcctgagactgatgttgatgaggagatgatgaagctgtgtgctcttatggtgaaaggaatcacaaagattgcatacaggaagttcaggaagggaaagaagttttccaggaaaggcataagttctgataagaagaatttcagaagatctgaaggaagaggaggaaagtctgacagaggagattacaccaatgttaaatgttataattgtggtgagaaaggccacatatctcctgattgcaagaagatgaagagtgacaaaggcaaagctcttgtcacaaagcagaaaagctggacagacacctcagactctgaaagtgaggagaactatgcattgatggcaaatgctgataaatcaagttctgagagcagttctgaagctgctgaaacaaaggtacctcagactacttatgcttttcatactgatgatattaatgagttgagaagatatcttaaaaccatgtttgttagttatagagatcaaactttaacatgtgaaagattaacttctgaaaatcttgcttttaggaaaagaaatgatttcttagaaaaagagttagtcatgttccatcaaactcagaaggatagagatgatgctttttatgttagggatgaagtgctaaaaatgaatgaatctctaaaaactgagttagaaaaggagagagagattattaggacttggactaactctggcaaaacaactcaaaatttgctgagcagtggaaactggaaagagggcttaggttatggagaaaataaaaatgaaaaaggaactgtagaaattaagcctgttgataagcaaaagccgaagttaaaacctgttaagtttgtaactgaaaaatctgaaaatgagaaatcagaagttaaaaaggaattagcttctgacaaactaaaacaggaaaagacagctgaagttaacataggcttaatgacaaagaagcagcttaagcataagctgaaagatgttaagaatgcaaacaaggtaaaatcacctaggaaaaacaggaatggaaaggaaggtgtgaataaaaacaataactataaatctgttcctgatgctcctaggaaagcatgtcataactgtggaagttctaaccatctgtcttctttttgcaggaaaaataagaatattaactccttatcctcaaaatcaggagttaagagtcagtctgttagatacaaaccacaaaatccttgttttcattgtggtagtttatggcattccatttatacttgtaaggaatatcatagtttgtactatgattattatcaaataaaaccttctttaaagaaagtttctgttgttccttctagtgtaagttctgattcaaagtctggtagtataagttctgataagaaaactgttaacataaaatctgatgctaaatccgctgcaaatgttaacaaacttaaaaaggccaaaggatccaagcaagtctgggtccttaaaactaataattagtggtcttttttattgcagggcaacaggaaaaatattttagttctggacagtggatgttcaggacatatgactggaaataaggccctgctatcagactttgtggagaaagctggcccaagtgtttcttatggagatggcaacattggaaaaaccttgggatatggcaatatcaatcttgagaatgtcatcattaaagatgtagctctggtctcaggacttaaacacaacttactgagtataagtcaaatctgtgacagaggttatcatgttgatttctttgcagaacattgtgaaatagttagtaaatctaaaggaaaagttgttctgaagggattcaggcgtggtaacatttatgaagctaagctttcaacaagttctgatggttctgcaatctgtttagtgagtagagcctcaattgaagaaagctggaattggcacaagaaactctctcatttaaacttcaacaagataaatgaactgatcaagaaagatcttgtgagaggactgccaaaatcagtgtttgctcctgatggtctttgtgactcatgtcagaaggccaaacaaagaaaatcttcattcaagagcaagactgaatcatcaattcttgagccttattatctacttcatgttgatctatttggtccagtgaatgtcatgtc
This genomic interval from Apium graveolens cultivar Ventura chromosome 8, ASM990537v1, whole genome shotgun sequence contains the following:
- the LOC141679628 gene encoding uncharacterized protein LOC141679628; amino-acid sequence: MRVHDQDVTFNVFNAMKFPNDEYECFKVELVDSVVTSKLDQMLRNDVLERALTGESDNEDEEGVEQLQYLNASPWKRRLDLPFESLGLSELKNSQKRLKPSIEEAPTLEFKPLPDQLSSWVSPMQCVPKKEGIIVVANEKNKLIPTQIVTGCYNQICIIPEDQEKTTFTCPFGTFAFRRVSFGLCEKDVPFKFDEEYLAIFESLKKSLTTAHVITAPDWDGPFKMMCDASNFTVGAVLGQRKKNIFHMVYYASKTLNSAQLNYSTIKKELLATVYGLKKFRSYLLGIKVTVFTDHTAIRYLVSKKDLKP